From the Oryzihumus leptocrescens genome, one window contains:
- a CDS encoding phosphodiester glycosidase family protein translates to MTQPTSMSPGVRSVEWVRSEVPFGNPLIDEVEHLYYSATAPKKGGPSLKRLPAVGVSRPPSRPGAPTSPAQAIAWPRPITPVFPHPLDGEGIWAPAGPPIDKGQPVLVSTYRPEVDYPGIVAYVGWFDHTRTAIGYYPGRYEPPHAAVRGPMMVPSSQRSRLLATFNGGFTYVDGHNGSTDNGLVNEPLKRGNATLVGYRDGRLDIVNWTGGRTTGPDVAWARQSLAPIVENGRVNPALNADPNSPQWGYTLGGVTRVWRTGVGIDARGNLIYVAAPGQTVITLARILQHVGAVRAMEFDINPEWHTFITYSHLHGLDPTEVGPNPMQSDHRYLVPDDRDFFAVYQRSPGPVTVPFT, encoded by the coding sequence ATGACGCAGCCGACGAGCATGTCTCCGGGCGTGCGCAGCGTCGAGTGGGTGAGATCCGAGGTGCCTTTCGGCAACCCGCTGATCGACGAGGTCGAGCACCTCTACTACAGCGCGACCGCGCCGAAGAAGGGCGGGCCGTCGCTGAAGAGGCTGCCGGCAGTCGGGGTGAGCCGGCCGCCAAGCCGCCCGGGGGCTCCGACGTCCCCTGCTCAGGCCATCGCCTGGCCGAGGCCCATCACGCCGGTCTTCCCACACCCGCTGGACGGTGAGGGCATCTGGGCGCCCGCCGGCCCGCCGATCGACAAGGGGCAACCGGTGCTGGTGTCGACCTACCGCCCTGAGGTCGACTATCCGGGCATCGTCGCGTACGTCGGCTGGTTCGACCACACGCGCACCGCGATCGGCTACTACCCCGGCCGCTACGAGCCGCCGCACGCAGCCGTGCGCGGGCCGATGATGGTCCCGAGCTCCCAGCGTTCGCGGTTGCTCGCCACCTTCAACGGCGGCTTCACCTACGTGGACGGCCACAACGGCTCGACCGACAACGGCCTTGTGAACGAGCCGCTGAAGCGCGGTAACGCGACGCTCGTGGGCTATCGCGACGGTCGGCTCGACATCGTGAACTGGACCGGCGGCCGGACCACGGGGCCGGACGTGGCGTGGGCCCGCCAGAGCCTGGCGCCGATCGTCGAGAACGGCCGCGTCAACCCTGCGTTGAACGCGGACCCGAACAGCCCGCAGTGGGGGTACACGCTCGGCGGGGTCACCCGCGTCTGGCGCACCGGCGTCGGCATCGACGCACGCGGCAACCTCATCTACGTCGCCGCCCCCGGCCAGACGGTGATCACCCTCGCCAGGATCCTCCAGCACGTCGGTGCGGTGCGGGCGATGGAGTTCGACATCAACCCTGAATGGCACACATTCATCACCTACAGCCACCTCCACGGCCTCGACCCGACCGAGGTCGGACCCAACCCGATGCAGTCGGACCACCGCTACCTCGTCCCCGACGACCGTGACTTCTTCGCGGTCTACCAACGATCGCCCGGTCCGGTCACCGTCCCGTTCACG